The Magnetospirillum sp. 15-1 genome window below encodes:
- the rplB gene encoding 50S ribosomal protein L2, with product MALKTFKPTTPGRRQLVLVDRSELWKGKPEKGLTEGLRSKGGRNNTGRITVRWRGGGHKRRYRIIDFKRNKFDVAATVERLEYDPNRTAFIALVSYADGEKAYIIAPQRLAVGDQVIASEKADIKPGNAMPLKNIPVGTIVHNVELKVGKGGQLARSAGTYVQLVGKDQGYAQLRLSSGELRMVRGECMATIGAVSNPDQQNVSLGKAGRAVWMGRRPSVRGVAMNPIDHPHGGGEGRTSGGRHPVTPWGKPTKGKKTRSNKKTDRLIMRRRQTQ from the coding sequence ATGGCACTGAAGACATTCAAGCCGACGACGCCGGGCCGCCGCCAGTTGGTCCTGGTCGATCGTTCCGAACTCTGGAAGGGCAAGCCCGAGAAGGGCCTGACCGAAGGCCTGCGCTCCAAGGGCGGCCGCAACAACACCGGTCGGATTACCGTCCGGTGGCGTGGCGGCGGGCACAAGCGCCGGTATCGCATCATCGACTTCAAGCGCAACAAGTTCGACGTTGCCGCCACGGTCGAGCGTCTGGAGTACGATCCCAACCGTACCGCCTTCATCGCCCTGGTCAGCTATGCCGACGGCGAGAAGGCCTACATCATCGCTCCGCAGCGTCTGGCGGTCGGTGATCAGGTGATCGCCTCCGAGAAGGCCGACATCAAGCCGGGCAACGCCATGCCGCTGAAGAACATCCCCGTTGGCACCATCGTGCACAACGTGGAGCTCAAGGTGGGCAAGGGTGGTCAGCTGGCCCGTTCGGCCGGTACCTACGTCCAGCTGGTGGGCAAGGATCAGGGCTACGCCCAGCTCCGTCTGTCCTCGGGCGAGCTGCGCATGGTTCGCGGTGAGTGCATGGCCACCATCGGTGCCGTGTCCAACCCGGACCAGCAGAACGTGTCGCTCGGCAAGGCCGGCCGCGCCGTGTGGATGGGCCGTCGCCCCTCCGTCCGCGGTGTCGCCATGAACCCGATCGATCACCCGCACGGCGGCGGCGAAGGCCGTACCTCGGGCGGCCGTCACCCGGTCACTCCGTGGGGCAAGCCGACCAAGGGCAAGAAGACTCGCAGCAACAAGAAGACGGACCGGCTCATCATGCGCCGCCGTCAGACTCAGTAG
- the rpsS gene encoding 30S ribosomal protein S19: protein MARSVWKGPFLDGYMLGKADKARASGRNEVIKIWSRRSTILPQFVGLTFGVYNGQKFIPVLVTENMIGHKFGEFSPTRTFYGHAVDKKAKRK, encoded by the coding sequence ATGGCTCGTTCCGTTTGGAAAGGCCCCTTCCTCGACGGCTACATGCTGGGAAAGGCCGACAAGGCCCGCGCCAGCGGCCGCAACGAGGTCATCAAGATCTGGTCGCGTCGTTCGACCATCCTGCCGCAGTTCGTGGGACTGACCTTTGGCGTCTACAACGGCCAGAAGTTCATCCCGGTGCTGGTGACCGAGAACATGATCGGACATAAGTTCGGTGAGTTCTCGCCCACCCGCACGTTCTACGGCCACGCGGTCGACAAGAAGGCGAAGAGGAAGTAA
- the rplV gene encoding 50S ribosomal protein L22 produces MGKKPADRVLAETEAKAFLATIRTSPRKLNLVAESIRGLKADVALNALTFSKRRIAVIVRSVLQSAIANAENNHQLDVDRLYVAEAHVGKAMVMKRWKARARGRVGRIEKPFSNLTVIVRERAEAAGE; encoded by the coding sequence ATGGGCAAGAAACCCGCAGACAGGGTCCTGGCGGAGACCGAGGCCAAGGCTTTCCTGGCCACCATCCGCACCAGCCCGCGCAAGCTCAACCTGGTTGCCGAAAGCATCCGTGGTCTTAAGGCTGACGTGGCGCTGAACGCCCTGACCTTCTCGAAGCGGCGCATCGCTGTCATCGTGCGGTCGGTGCTGCAGTCCGCCATCGCCAACGCCGAGAACAACCACCAGCTCGACGTTGACCGTCTCTATGTCGCCGAAGCCCACGTGGGCAAGGCCATGGTGATGAAGCGTTGGAAGGCGCGTGCCCGTGGCCGCGTCGGCCGGATCGAGAAGCCGTTCAGCAATCTGACCGTCATCGTGCGCGAACGCGCCGAAGCGGCGGGGGAGTAA
- the rpsC gene encoding 30S ribosomal protein S3, with amino-acid sequence MGQKVNPIGLRVGINRTWDSRWFADETYAKLLHEDLKLRKYLREKLAQAGVSRVVIERPAKKARITIHTARPGVVIGKKGADIEVLRKELSKMTGGEVHLNIVEIRKPELDAQLVAESIAQQLERRVAFRRAMKRAVQSAMRLGAQGIRINCSGRLGGAEIARMEWYREGRVPLHTLRADVDYGVGTARTTYGTCGVKVWVFKGEILAHDPMAQDKRAAGETAPAGR; translated from the coding sequence ATGGGTCAGAAAGTCAATCCGATCGGCCTGCGCGTCGGCATCAACCGCACCTGGGACTCCCGGTGGTTCGCGGACGAGACCTACGCCAAGCTGCTTCATGAAGACCTGAAGCTCCGTAAGTACCTGCGCGAGAAGCTGGCCCAGGCCGGTGTGTCGCGCGTGGTCATCGAGCGTCCGGCCAAGAAGGCCCGCATCACCATCCATACCGCCCGTCCGGGCGTGGTGATCGGCAAGAAGGGCGCGGACATCGAGGTGCTGCGCAAGGAACTCTCGAAGATGACCGGTGGCGAGGTTCACCTCAACATCGTCGAGATCCGCAAGCCGGAACTGGATGCCCAGCTGGTGGCCGAGTCCATCGCCCAGCAGCTCGAGCGCCGTGTCGCCTTCCGTCGCGCCATGAAGCGCGCCGTGCAGTCGGCCATGCGTCTGGGCGCCCAGGGCATTCGTATCAACTGCTCCGGCCGTCTGGGTGGCGCTGAAATCGCCCGCATGGAGTGGTACCGCGAAGGCCGCGTTCCGCTGCACACGCTGCGTGCCGATGTGGATTATGGCGTGGGCACCGCCCGCACCACCTACGGCACCTGCGGCGTCAAGGTTTGGGTGTTCAAGGGCGAGATCCTCGCTCATGACCCCATGGCCCAGGACAAGCGGGCTGCGGGCGAAACCGCCCCGGCCGGCCGTTGA
- the rplP gene encoding 50S ribosomal protein L16, with protein sequence MLSPKRTKFRKAHKGRIKGVTKGGSALNFGAYGLKALEPERITARQIEAARRALTRHMKRQGRVWIRIFPDLPVSSKPAEVRMGSGKGAPEFWTARVAPGRILFEVDGVAEEIARHGFALAAAKLPIKTKFISRIGDI encoded by the coding sequence ATGCTTTCGCCCAAGCGCACTAAATTCCGCAAGGCCCACAAGGGTCGGATCAAGGGAGTGACCAAGGGTGGCTCCGCCTTGAATTTCGGCGCCTATGGCCTCAAGGCTCTGGAGCCCGAGCGGATCACCGCCCGCCAGATCGAGGCCGCCCGTCGTGCCCTGACCCGTCACATGAAGCGTCAGGGCCGCGTGTGGATCCGCATTTTCCCGGATCTGCCGGTCTCGTCCAAGCCTGCCGAAGTCCGCATGGGCTCCGGTAAGGGCGCGCCCGAGTTCTGGACCGCCCGCGTGGCTCCCGGCCGTATCCTCTTCGAAGTGGATGGCGTCGCCGAGGAAATCGCCCGTCACGGTTTTGCCCTGGCCGCTGCCAAGCTGCCGATCAAGACCAAGTTCATTTCTCGGATCGGGGATATCTAG
- the rpmC gene encoding 50S ribosomal protein L29, protein MATKAADLRQKSVDQLKEQVIALKKEQFNLRFQRASGQLENTARVRAVRREIATIKTLLGERAKSAS, encoded by the coding sequence ATGGCGACCAAGGCTGCCGATCTGCGCCAGAAGAGTGTTGACCAGCTCAAGGAGCAGGTCATTGCGCTCAAGAAGGAGCAGTTCAATCTTCGCTTCCAGCGGGCCTCCGGCCAGTTGGAGAACACCGCCCGGGTGCGTGCCGTGCGTCGCGAGATCGCGACCATCAAGACGCTGCTCGGCGAGCGCGCCAAAAGCGCGTCCTAA
- the rpsQ gene encoding 30S ribosomal protein S17, whose product MPKRILQGVVVSDKMEKTVVVSVERRVMHPIYKKFIRRSKKYHAHDENNVFKAGDTIRIRECAPISKTKCWEVIVEPQA is encoded by the coding sequence ATGCCGAAGCGCATTCTTCAGGGCGTCGTGGTGAGCGACAAGATGGAAAAGACCGTGGTGGTCAGCGTCGAGCGGCGCGTGATGCACCCGATCTACAAGAAGTTCATCCGTCGTTCCAAGAAGTACCACGCCCACGACGAGAACAACGTTTTCAAGGCCGGCGACACCATCCGCATCCGCGAATGCGCGCCGATCTCGAAGACCAAGTGCTGGGAAGTGATCGTCGAGCCCCAGGCTTGA
- the rplN gene encoding 50S ribosomal protein L14, with amino-acid sequence MIQMQTNLDVADNSGARRVQCIKVLGGSHRTIATVGDVIVVSIKEAIPRGRVKKGDVHRAVIVRTAKEIRRADGSAIRFDTNAAVLINKQGEPIGTRIFGPVTRELRGKKFMKIISLAPEVL; translated from the coding sequence ATGATCCAGATGCAAACCAACCTGGACGTCGCCGATAATTCGGGTGCCCGCCGGGTGCAGTGCATCAAGGTGTTGGGCGGCTCGCACCGGACCATCGCCACGGTGGGCGACGTCATCGTCGTTTCCATCAAGGAGGCGATTCCGCGTGGCCGCGTGAAGAAGGGTGACGTGCATCGCGCCGTCATCGTTCGTACCGCCAAGGAAATCCGTCGCGCCGACGGTTCCGCGATCCGGTTCGACACCAATGCAGCCGTCCTGATCAACAAGCAGGGCGAACCGATCGGCACCCGTATTTTTGGGCCCGTCACTCGTGAGCTTCGCGGTAAGAAGTTCATGAAGATCATCTCTCTGGCTCCGGAGGTCCTCTAA
- the rplX gene encoding 50S ribosomal protein L24: MASMNVKKGDRVVVLAGKDKGKKGEVIAAMPSEQRVIVQGVNLVKRHTRPSATQQGGIVEKEASIHVSNVAHEDPKDGKATRIGHKILEDGRKVRVARRSGEVIDR; encoded by the coding sequence ATGGCTTCCATGAACGTTAAGAAGGGTGACCGGGTCGTCGTCCTCGCCGGCAAGGACAAGGGCAAGAAGGGCGAAGTCATCGCCGCCATGCCGTCCGAGCAGCGCGTCATCGTCCAGGGCGTGAACCTGGTGAAGCGCCACACCCGTCCGTCCGCCACCCAGCAGGGCGGCATCGTGGAGAAGGAGGCGTCGATCCACGTCTCCAACGTCGCCCACGAAGACCCCAAGGACGGCAAGGCGACCCGCATCGGTCACAAGATCCTCGAAGACGGTCGGAAGGTGCGCGTCGCGCGTCGTTCCGGCGAAGTCATCGACCGGTAA
- the rplE gene encoding 50S ribosomal protein L5: protein MARLRKHYDTVVKPALQKEFNYANPMQVPKLEKIVINMGVGEAAQDSKKIESALAEMTLISGQKPVSTKAKMSIAQFKLREGQVVGCKVTLRAERMYEFLDRLINIALPRVRDFRGVPGKSFDGRGNYSLGLKEQIVFPEIDYDKVETIRGMDIIFVTTAKSNEEAKALLKGFDMPFVA from the coding sequence ATGGCACGTCTGCGTAAGCACTATGATACGGTCGTCAAGCCCGCCCTGCAGAAGGAGTTCAACTACGCGAACCCCATGCAGGTGCCGAAGCTCGAGAAGATCGTGATCAACATGGGCGTCGGTGAAGCCGCCCAGGATTCCAAGAAGATCGAGTCGGCCCTCGCCGAAATGACCCTGATCTCCGGCCAGAAGCCGGTCAGCACCAAGGCCAAGATGTCCATCGCCCAGTTCAAGCTGCGCGAAGGTCAGGTCGTGGGCTGCAAGGTCACCCTGCGGGCCGAACGGATGTACGAATTCCTCGACCGCCTGATCAACATCGCCTTGCCGCGCGTTCGCGACTTCCGCGGCGTTCCGGGCAAGAGCTTCGATGGCCGCGGCAATTACTCGCTGGGCCTGAAAGAGCAGATCGTCTTCCCCGAAATCGACTACGACAAGGTCGAGACCATTCGGGGCATGGACATCATCTTCGTCACCACGGCCAAGTCCAACGAGGAGGCCAAGGCTCTCCTCAAGGGCTTCGACATGCCGTTCGTGGCCTGA
- the rpsN gene encoding 30S ribosomal protein S14, with the protein MAKISSVERNKKRERMAAQFAARRAKLKAIANNREASPEERFEASLKLAELPRNSAKIRVRLRCEVTGRSRGNYRKFKLCRNKLRELASQGQIPGMVKSSW; encoded by the coding sequence ATGGCTAAGATCAGCTCGGTCGAGCGCAACAAGAAGCGTGAGCGTATGGCGGCCCAGTTCGCCGCCCGCCGCGCCAAGTTGAAGGCGATCGCCAACAACCGTGAAGCCAGCCCGGAGGAGCGCTTCGAAGCCTCCCTGAAGCTGGCGGAGCTGCCCCGCAACTCGGCCAAGATTCGCGTGCGTCTGCGCTGCGAAGTCACCGGCCGTTCGCGCGGCAACTATCGCAAGTTCAAGCTGTGCCGGAATAAGCTTCGCGAGCTCGCCTCGCAGGGCCAGATTCCCGGCATGGTCAAGTCCAGCTGGTAA
- the rpsH gene encoding 30S ribosomal protein S8: MSMTDPLGDLLTRIRNGQRANKSTVVSPASSLRANVLEVLKREGYIRGYSRSELRPGIAQLSIELKYHEGQPVIREISRVSTPGRRVYSKIADLRRVANGLGITILSTPRGVMSDSEARTQNVGGEVLCEVF, translated from the coding sequence ATGTCCATGACCGATCCTCTCGGCGATCTGCTCACCCGTATTCGCAACGGGCAGCGGGCCAACAAGTCCACCGTTGTTTCGCCGGCGTCCAGCCTGCGCGCCAACGTTCTCGAGGTGCTGAAGCGTGAAGGCTACATCCGCGGTTATTCGCGGAGTGAGCTGCGTCCGGGCATTGCCCAGCTCAGCATCGAACTGAAGTATCACGAGGGCCAGCCGGTTATCCGGGAAATCTCGCGCGTGTCCACTCCCGGCCGCCGCGTGTATTCCAAGATCGCCGACCTTCGCCGCGTCGCCAACGGGCTGGGGATCACCATCCTCTCGACCCCGCGCGGCGTCATGTCCGACTCTGAGGCTCGTACTCAGAACGTCGGCGGCGAAGTCCTCTGCGAAGTGTTCTAA
- the rplF gene encoding 50S ribosomal protein L6: protein MSRVGKYPVSVPSGVTVQITGPEVTVKGKLGESKLTLRDNIEVTLDGNLIWVKPKNETKHARMMWGTTRAHLNNMVKGVSEGFTVNLEINGVGYRAAVEGKSLKLQLGYSHDIEYPIPADVTMKCEKPTAISISGRDKRQVGQIAAEIRAFRGPEPYKGKGIKYETETILRKEGKKK, encoded by the coding sequence ATGTCGCGAGTCGGCAAATATCCCGTCTCGGTGCCGTCGGGCGTTACCGTTCAGATCACCGGACCCGAAGTCACCGTCAAGGGCAAGCTGGGTGAGTCGAAGCTCACCCTCAGGGACAACATCGAGGTCACCCTCGACGGCAACCTGATCTGGGTGAAGCCCAAGAACGAAACCAAGCATGCCCGCATGATGTGGGGAACCACCCGTGCGCACCTGAACAACATGGTCAAGGGTGTGTCCGAGGGTTTCACCGTCAATCTCGAGATCAACGGCGTCGGTTACCGCGCCGCGGTCGAGGGCAAGTCGCTGAAGCTGCAGCTCGGCTATTCGCACGACATCGAATATCCGATCCCGGCCGATGTCACTATGAAGTGCGAGAAGCCTACCGCTATCTCGATCTCCGGCCGCGATAAGCGTCAGGTCGGCCAGATCGCGGCGGAAATCCGCGCTTTCCGTGGTCCCGAGCCCTACAAGGGCAAGGGTATCAAGTATGAAACCGAGACTATCCTCCGCAAGGAAGGTAAGAAGAAGTAA
- the rplR gene encoding 50S ribosomal protein L18: MMTPKNLFERRKRRARQSIKQKGNGRIRLSVFRSGKNIYVQVIDDLNGVTLAAASTLDKELKGNLKTGADKGAAAAVGKLIAERAKAAGITEVVFDRGGYMFHGRVKALADAAREGGLSF, encoded by the coding sequence ATGATGACGCCGAAGAATCTTTTCGAGCGCCGCAAGCGGCGCGCCCGCCAGAGCATCAAGCAGAAGGGCAACGGTCGTATCCGTCTGTCCGTCTTCCGCTCCGGCAAGAATATCTACGTCCAGGTGATCGACGACCTCAATGGCGTCACCCTGGCCGCCGCCTCGACGCTCGACAAGGAGCTGAAGGGCAATTTGAAGACCGGCGCCGACAAGGGGGCTGCGGCCGCCGTCGGCAAGCTGATCGCCGAGCGGGCCAAGGCGGCCGGCATCACCGAGGTGGTGTTCGACCGCGGCGGCTACATGTTCCACGGCCGGGTCAAGGCCCTGGCCGATGCGGCCCGCGAAGGCGGCCTGTCTTTCTGA
- the rpsE gene encoding 30S ribosomal protein S5 — translation MARTPSSDRPERGRGGERGDRPNRGRGGAEQTPREREESEFVDKLVHINRVAKVVKGGRRFAFAALVVVGDAKGRVGCGSGKAREVPEAIRKATEQAKRNMIKIALREGRTLHHDAFGHFGAGRVILRAAPAGTGIIAGGPMRAVFETMGVQDVVAKCLGTSNPHNMIKATFDALINLASPRHVAAKRGKKVGEIIGRRDGAAAAAAAGA, via the coding sequence ATGGCACGTACTCCCTCTTCTGATCGTCCCGAGCGCGGCCGCGGCGGTGAACGCGGCGATCGGCCCAACCGTGGTCGCGGCGGCGCCGAACAGACCCCGCGTGAGCGCGAGGAATCTGAATTCGTCGACAAGCTGGTTCACATCAACCGCGTCGCCAAGGTGGTGAAGGGTGGCCGTCGCTTCGCCTTCGCCGCTCTGGTCGTGGTGGGTGATGCCAAGGGCCGCGTCGGCTGCGGCTCGGGCAAGGCCCGCGAGGTTCCGGAAGCCATCCGCAAGGCCACTGAACAGGCCAAGCGCAACATGATCAAGATCGCACTGCGCGAGGGTCGCACCCTGCATCATGACGCCTTCGGCCACTTCGGTGCCGGCCGCGTCATCCTGCGGGCCGCCCCGGCCGGTACCGGCATCATCGCCGGCGGCCCGATGCGCGCCGTGTTCGAGACCATGGGTGTCCAGGACGTCGTGGCCAAGTGCCTCGGCACCTCCAACCCGCACAACATGATCAAGGCGACCTTCGACGCCCTGATCAACCTGGCTTCTCCCCGCCATGTTGCCGCCAAGCGCGGCAAGAAGGTGGGCGAGATCATCGGTCGTCGCGACGGTGCCGCCGCCGCGGCCGCCGCCGGCGCTTGA
- the rpmD gene encoding 50S ribosomal protein L30, translating into MAAKQKTAAKSTVKVTQIGSPIGRPADQGATLIGLGLGKMHRTRELEDTPAVRGMITKVRHLVRVEE; encoded by the coding sequence ATGGCCGCCAAGCAGAAGACCGCCGCCAAGTCGACCGTCAAGGTCACTCAGATCGGCAGCCCGATCGGCCGTCCGGCCGACCAGGGTGCCACTCTGATCGGCCTGGGCCTGGGCAAGATGCATCGCACCCGTGAGCTGGAGGATACTCCGGCGGTGCGCGGCATGATCACCAAGGTCCGCCACCTGGTGCGCGTGGAAGAATAG
- the rplO gene encoding 50S ribosomal protein L15, giving the protein MKLNELRDNEGARYQSKRLGRGIGSGKGKTSGKGVKGQTSRTGVAINGFEGGQMPIYRRLPKRGFHNPNAKHFAVINLGRLQKAIDEKRIDAKKPINAEALAAAGLIGKVLDGVRLLGHGEIKAKVTIEVTGASAAAIAAVEKAGGSVTVAAPKASAEG; this is encoded by the coding sequence ATGAAGCTCAACGAACTTCGCGACAACGAGGGCGCGCGCTATCAGTCGAAGCGCCTCGGCCGTGGCATCGGCTCCGGCAAGGGCAAGACTTCGGGCAAGGGCGTGAAGGGTCAGACCTCGCGCACCGGCGTGGCGATCAACGGCTTCGAAGGCGGTCAGATGCCCATCTACCGTCGTCTGCCCAAGCGCGGGTTCCACAACCCGAACGCCAAGCACTTCGCCGTGATCAATCTCGGCCGCCTGCAGAAGGCGATCGACGAGAAGCGCATCGATGCCAAGAAGCCCATCAACGCCGAGGCCCTGGCGGCCGCCGGTCTGATCGGCAAGGTCCTGGACGGCGTTCGCCTGCTGGGTCATGGCGAGATCAAGGCCAAGGTCACCATCGAAGTGACCGGCGCCTCGGCCGCGGCCATCGCCGCCGTCGAGAAGGCCGGCGGTTCGGTAACCGTGGCTGCGCCCAAGGCTTCCGCCGAAGGCTGA
- the secY gene encoding preprotein translocase subunit SecY has translation MASAAEQLAANLNFGVLAKATDLKKRIWFTLWALVVYRLGTWIPMPGVDPHVLGDLFKQSGGGMLGMFDMLAGGALHRMTIFALNIMPYISASIILQLMTTVIPSLEAVKKEGEAGRKKINQYTRYLTVVIAVMQAYGIAVGLEGMTSSRGSAVMMDSHLLFRFSTVVTLTGGTLFLMWLGEQITARGIGQGTSLIIMAGIVAELPAAISNTLELGRTGALPVLVIIGILIMSVAVIAFIVFMERAQRRIIVQYPKRQVGNKMFGGESSHLPLKVNTSGVIPPIFASSILLMPVTIAQFAAAGGPEWLTTFTALMGRGQPAYIVLYLSLIVFFSFFYTAVVFNPVDTAENLKKYGGFVPGIRPGKNTSDYLDYVLTRLTVVGAAYLSALSILPELLISKFSVPFYFGGTSLLIVVSVTMDTVAQVQSHLLAHQYEGLIKKSRLRGRR, from the coding sequence ATGGCCTCCGCTGCCGAGCAGCTCGCCGCGAATCTGAACTTTGGCGTTCTCGCCAAGGCCACCGATCTCAAGAAGCGCATCTGGTTCACCCTGTGGGCGCTGGTCGTCTACCGTCTGGGCACCTGGATCCCCATGCCGGGTGTCGATCCGCATGTGCTCGGCGATCTGTTCAAGCAGTCGGGTGGCGGCATGCTCGGCATGTTCGACATGCTGGCCGGCGGTGCGCTGCACCGTATGACCATCTTCGCGCTGAACATCATGCCGTACATCTCGGCCTCCATCATCCTCCAGCTGATGACCACGGTCATCCCGTCGCTGGAAGCGGTGAAGAAGGAAGGCGAGGCCGGCCGCAAGAAGATCAACCAGTACACCCGCTATCTCACCGTGGTCATCGCGGTGATGCAGGCCTACGGCATCGCCGTCGGTCTCGAGGGCATGACCAGCTCGCGCGGCAGCGCGGTAATGATGGATAGCCATCTGCTGTTCCGCTTCTCGACCGTCGTGACGCTGACCGGCGGCACCTTGTTCCTGATGTGGCTGGGCGAGCAGATCACCGCGCGCGGCATCGGCCAGGGCACCTCGCTGATCATCATGGCCGGCATCGTGGCCGAACTGCCCGCCGCCATCAGCAACACCCTGGAGCTGGGCCGCACCGGCGCGCTTCCCGTGCTGGTGATCATCGGCATCCTGATCATGAGCGTGGCGGTCATCGCCTTCATCGTCTTCATGGAGCGCGCCCAGCGCCGGATCATCGTCCAGTATCCGAAGCGCCAGGTGGGCAACAAGATGTTCGGCGGCGAGTCCTCGCACCTGCCGCTCAAGGTCAACACCTCGGGCGTGATTCCGCCGATCTTCGCCAGCTCGATCCTGCTGATGCCGGTGACCATCGCCCAGTTCGCGGCGGCCGGCGGGCCGGAGTGGCTGACCACCTTCACCGCCCTGATGGGCCGTGGGCAGCCAGCTTACATCGTGCTGTATCTCAGCCTGATCGTCTTCTTCTCGTTCTTCTACACCGCCGTGGTCTTCAACCCGGTGGATACCGCCGAGAATCTGAAGAAGTATGGCGGCTTCGTGCCGGGCATCCGTCCGGGCAAGAACACCTCCGATTATCTCGACTACGTTCTGACCCGGTTGACCGTGGTGGGCGCGGCCTATCTGTCGGCTCTGTCCATCCTGCCGGAACTGCTGATCAGCAAGTTCTCGGTGCCGTTCTACTTCGGCGGCACCTCGCTGCTGATCGTGGTGTCGGTGACCATGGATACCGTGGCTCAGGTCCAGTCGCATCTGCTTGCGCACCAGTACGAGGGACTCATCAAGAAGTCCCGGCTGCGCGGGCGGCGTTAA
- a CDS encoding adenylate kinase gives MNLVLLGPPGGGKGTQAKRLQDKYGLVQLSTGDMLRAAVASGSEVGKKAKAVMDAGQLVSDEIVIAIIDERLDQPDVAKGAIFDGFPRTVAQAEALDAMMAKKGKKLDFAIEIRVPDAYIVERITGRYTCAKCGAGYHDKFQLPKVAGKCDSCGGTEFARRPDDNVDTVTKRLDAYHAQTAPLLPYYDKKGSLKLVDGTQDIADVTKALEGILDAAK, from the coding sequence ATGAATCTCGTTTTGTTGGGCCCGCCGGGCGGCGGCAAGGGAACCCAGGCCAAGCGTCTTCAGGACAAGTACGGCCTGGTCCAGCTCTCCACCGGCGACATGCTGCGCGCCGCCGTGGCCTCCGGCTCGGAAGTGGGCAAGAAGGCCAAGGCCGTGATGGATGCCGGCCAGCTGGTGTCCGACGAGATCGTCATCGCCATCATCGATGAGCGCCTGGACCAGCCTGACGTGGCCAAGGGCGCCATCTTCGACGGTTTCCCCCGTACCGTGGCGCAGGCCGAGGCTCTGGACGCCATGATGGCGAAGAAGGGCAAGAAGCTGGATTTCGCCATCGAGATCCGTGTTCCCGACGCCTATATCGTCGAGCGGATCACCGGCCGCTATACCTGCGCCAAGTGCGGCGCCGGCTATCACGACAAGTTTCAGCTGCCCAAGGTCGCCGGCAAGTGCGATTCTTGTGGCGGCACCGAGTTCGCTCGCCGTCCGGACGACAATGTCGACACCGTGACCAAGCGTCTCGACGCCTACCACGCCCAGACCGCTCCGCTGCTGCCCTATTACGACAAGAAGGGCTCTTTGAAGCTGGTTGACGGCACCCAGGACATTGCCGACGTGACCAAGGCCCTCGAAGGGATTCTGGACGCGGCGAAGTAA
- the rpsM gene encoding 30S ribosomal protein S13, with translation MARIAGVNIPTNKRVLIALTYIHGIGRAKAAEITTSLGIPAERRVNQLTDDEVLKIRELIDRDFQVEGDLRRSVAMNIKRLMDLGCYRGLRHRRGLPVHGQRTHTNARTRKGPAKPIAGKKKVTK, from the coding sequence TTGGCTCGTATCGCTGGCGTCAATATTCCGACGAATAAGCGCGTTCTGATCGCGCTGACCTACATTCATGGCATCGGTCGCGCCAAGGCGGCGGAGATCACCACCTCGCTGGGCATCCCCGCCGAGCGTCGTGTCAATCAGCTGACCGACGACGAAGTGCTCAAGATTCGTGAGCTCATCGATCGCGACTTCCAGGTCGAAGGCGACCTGCGTCGTTCGGTGGCCATGAACATCAAGCGTCTGATGGATCTGGGCTGCTATCGCGGCCTGCGCCATCGCCGTGGCCTGCCGGTCCACGGTCAGCGGACCCACACGAATGCCCGTACCCGCAAGGGTCCGGCCAAGCCGATTGCCGGCAAGAAGAAAGTTACCAAGTAA
- the rpsK gene encoding 30S ribosomal protein S11: MAKPAAAARPRRRERKNITSGVAHVNATFNNTMITITDAQGNTISWSSAGMQGFKGSRKSTPYAAQVAAEDAGRKASEHGMRTLEVEVKGPGAGRESALRALQAVGFQITSIRDVTPIPHNGCRPRKRRRV; encoded by the coding sequence ATGGCTAAGCCCGCTGCTGCCGCGCGTCCCCGTCGCCGCGAGCGCAAGAACATCACCTCGGGCGTGGCGCATGTGAATGCCACGTTCAACAACACCATGATCACCATCACCGATGCCCAGGGCAATACCATCTCCTGGTCGTCGGCCGGCATGCAGGGCTTCAAGGGCTCGCGCAAGTCGACCCCGTATGCCGCCCAGGTGGCTGCCGAAGACGCGGGCCGCAAGGCGTCCGAGCACGGCATGCGCACCCTGGAGGTCGAGGTGAAGGGTCCGGGTGCTGGCCGCGAATCGGCTCTGCGCGCTCTGCAGGCCGTGGGCTTCCAGATCACTTCGATCCGCGACGTCACGCCGATCCCGCACAACGGGTGCCGGCCGCGCAAGCGCCGTCGCGTCTGA